The Radiobacillus deserti genomic interval TGGGTCTCGGTACCAAACATTTTTGCCCAATTTAAAGCACAGAACGATCTTGTATTTACCACGACATTGCCTGTGTCCAGAAAAGATATGGTGAAGGCTAGGGTCACGGTTATTGTTATCCTGGAACTATTGCATCTTGTAATTGCTATGATCTTTGGTTTGTTCACAATTCAATTGTATCCGGATATAATCTACTCTTTCTTCGCGCCGCATATGGGTTTCTGGGGGCTGTGTTTTGTCATGCTTGCAATCTTCAACATTATCTTTATTCCGATGTTTTACAAAACAGCGTATAAATATGGTTCAGCGGCAACGGCATCTATTACGGCAACTTTGCTTTATTTCTTAGGTGTACAGTGGTTAGGGACACAGAATTCTTTTGTTTATGAGACTTTCAATGGTAGCGGCGCTGATCATGTAGCGCTTCAAATATCCATCCTGCTTGCTGGGATTGTAATATTTATCGTTTTCACTATTGTGGCATGCAGTATAGCTATTAAACGATTTGGGAGATTGGATATTTAATGAACTTATTTATTTCAAATACATCAGAAAAACCGATTTATCAGCAACTTTTTGACCAAATCAGTGCTCAAATTCTTAAGGGTGAGATAGAACGAGGTTATAGTTTACCCCCAATACGACAAGCAGCCAAGGAACTAGGTGTTAGTGTGATCACGATAAAGAAAGCTTGGGAAGAACTTGAACGATGCGGTTTAATTTATACAGTATCTGGAAGAGGATGTTTTGTAGGGGACCTCTCACCCGATGATATGCTTCAAAAACGGAACGACATGATAATGAAGCAAATGTTGATTGACACTTCCTATTACAAATCCTTTGGCCTCACCTTAAAAGAAGTTATTGAGCTTATAAAGAAGGTTTATTGACGAAATAAGCAATTCCGATTCGAGCGGTAACGACTACGGAGAGGTATTTTAAGATAACAATTTTCAAGCCGTTGAATTTTAAACCATACTTTATGGGGGGGTCAAATGAATCATTCAAAACGTATTTATTTTCTAGACACATTGCGGACTTTTGTCATAACTCTTGTCGTCTTTTATCATGTGAACATGCACTTTGTTGACCTTTTTCAGGGCATGCCTTTTGTTAAAAATATGATTCCTGATGAGTTTGGTTCAATCATTCTGTTTTTAGTCCTAGCTGTAAATGGCCAATTGATGAACGCAACCATGTTCTTTATTGCTGGGTATTTTGCTTTAGGTCCGCTTATAAAGAAAGGTGTAAGACCTTTTGTCAAGGATAAATTAGTTCGACTTGGGATTCCGTATCTAATTGGATTCATTCTCTTGTCGCCTATTGCCAGCTATATTGCGGCTCGTTCCTGGGGAAATGACGAAAAATTTCTTAAATACTGGCTTTTTGAATTTTACAAGAGTCAAAATATCACTCCGTTCCACTTGTGGTTTATTGGCGTACTACTGATTTTCTTTATTTTGCTAAGCCTGGTTTATGTCATGTTTAACGGCAAGGGGAAATTAGTCAGTATCACGAAAGGACAATTAACGTTTCGTTCTATTGTATTCTTTATTTCCTTGACGACAGGATCTTACTTTATTGTCAATCAATTTTTCAATGAAGCCTACTTTACCAATTTATACGTCATCAATTTTCAGTCGGTCATGCTTCCTGTGTATGCTGCTTATTTCTTTCTTGGAATCCATGCATACCGGAAGGATTGGTTCAAAACAGGCTACAGGCCGAGAATCATTCCTTGGTTCGTAACCTATGTAATCTCAATATTCTTATACATTGCTATTATCGTTTACGAGTCAACGGGTTCAGATATCGCAAATTTCTCTGTTGTTAATCTGCTTTTAGTTCTGTGCTTCAATATTTCCATTTTTTCGGCTGTATTTGCACTCCTTGCCTTCTTCCAGAGATTCGCTGACAAAAGTACACCTTTTACAAATAGGATCTCCAAGAGTAGCTATAGCATTTACATTTTTCATTATGTTGTTGTTTATGCTATGGTCTATGCCGTAAATGGCTTATCCTTGCCGGTATATGAGGAATATGGGTTGGTACTTGTGCTCAGTGTACTGTTGTCCTGGGGCTTGGGATATCTGATGAGTAGAGTGCGATACTTTAAATAGGGAGTTCCAATTTTTATTACACATTTCTTTGGAATAATCCTTCTAATTGAGACAAATTAAATGATTATCTTTATAGGAGGGGAGATAATGAGAGGAAATATAACTTTTGTGTTTGTTGCTTAATGTTCGGTTTAACATTTTATAACCTTTATCAATCTAATGTTCCATTTGCTCAGAGAGAAAGCAGGGAAAATAATATACATCAATTAAAGGGAATAGATGGTAAATAGGCATTTTACATGAAAAGTAAAAACTTTGGACAGCTAGTGCAAAACTATAGGAAAAGAATCCATTTTGATCATTCTTTTTTCAAAATGGATTCTTTTCATTTATCGTAAAATATTGGTTTGTTAGGTATTTTAATTAAACTTTATTCGAAAGTTACAGCTGGTACCATTCCAAACCAACCTTTCATTCTTTCTTTAATTTCTACTTACCTATTTTTTTTGCCTTTCTTTGTTTTCACTCAGCATTGGCCAGTATTAACTTTATACACCAAAAAGGCGTTAATCTTCCTATAGTATAGACAGAAAATCCTATATTGATTGCAACGTAGGCCTGATGACAATCTCGTTTACGTTGGCATCATCAGGCTGGTTGATTGCATACGCAATAGCCTGTGAGACAGCGGATGGGGAAAGACTCGGATAGTCTGAATACTCCTCCAACACACCAGTCGCCGTCATTCCCGGTGAGATGATTGTAGACCGAACCCCAGATTCCGTTGCTTCTTCCTGACGCAGCCCTTCCGAGATTGCGCGGACAGCAGACTTGCTTGCGCTATACACAGCAGTTGTCGGGATAATCTTATGTCCCATCACGGAAGATATGTTAATAATATGTCCTGATTTTTGTTTCCTCATTGTAGGCAATACTGCAGCAATGCCGTTAAGAACTCCCTTGATATTTACATCAATGGTTTGCCACCATTCGTTCATTTTAAGTTCATGTAAATGAGAATTCAACTGAACACCCGCATTATTGATAAGAACATCAATTTGCCCAAAATTTTCCAACGCATACTGTGCCAATCTTTGCATGTCTTCCGCATTAGTAACATCTGTCTGCATATAAACTGCGTTACCACCCTCCTGAAGAATGTTGTCTACAATGGTTCTCATTCGATCCTCTCTCCTTGCTGCCAATACAACTCTTGCTCCGTGATGAGCTAAGAATTTGGCAGTGGCTTCTCCAATTCCACTGGATGCTCCTGTAATAATAACGACCTTAGATTGTAAGTTTTCCATGTCCACCTCTCCTTAAATGAATTTTTATACCTTCCAACAGTTATTTAAACAAATGTTGATTATTAGACTGTTGTTGAGTATTATTATAAAAAGAATATGGATAAATTCAATGGCTAATATACGTGCTTTTGTACTATATACAACAAACGGATGAATATTGTTGATTAACGAAAGGAGACAAAAACAAATGGAAACCAAAACAGATAGACGAATTCTTAGAACGAAAAAAGCCATTAATGATGCGTTTTTGGATTTGCTTACGGAAAAAGAATTTGATCGAATTACGATTAATGACATTTCCGAACGTGCTAATGTGAATCGAGGGACTTTTTATCTTCATTATATGGATAAGTATGATTTGTTAGATAATAGTATCAATGATCATTTGAACAGAATGATTCACTCTTGTACCTTTACCAAGTTTACAGAGGAAAAACTGGAGAAGACCGAGGCAATTGAGGCGCTGAAGTCCTTGTTTATTTATGTTGAGGAGAATTTCATATTCTTTTCTTCCATGCTATCCAATAAGAAAACTTCCGCATTTCGGGAACGGATGATGGCATTGCTTTCGTCTGGTATGCAGAAGAAAATTCATATGCAGGGTATCAATCAGAACATAGATAAGGAATTGATTGTACAATTTTTGACCACAGCCTTTGTTGGAACTGTGGAGAGCTGGATACTGAGTAACATGCCACAGTCTCCTCAATGGATGGCAGAGCAAATATGGACATTATTTGAACGGAATGGTTGTAAATAACTTAAACGATATTGTTTTGGCACTAATTACTAACGTATCATCAGATCTATCATGAGAAGTCCAACTTATTTTGTGCGAAGACGATAAACCATGAAGGAGGAAGACAGTTCAACAATCGTTTATGGAACAACATAGGTAGAAAACGATCAAATTTTTTAGTTTAAAGCTACACATCTTTTATAATTGCTACTTTCCACTTCCCCACGCTAATAAAATCAGTTCCCAGCACTAAATAGTTGGTATCCAAACGACAAAGGAGTGGATAGAGCAGTCAACTATGTATCCAATCGCTATTCAATCGGTTGTTACAATCAAAAATTAATATAGTTTTGGGGCGGATCCAATCGGATCTCGTCCCTTTTTCTCTTGGGCAATATTCCTTCAATTCCTTGTCCAATAACGGTAATCTAGAAAAGGATGGAGAGCAAAAAACTCCTACGATTGACCTATAGACAGTACTCGTTAAGTTGTATAACATAAAATACCATAACGTTCGTTATGTTATTTTGCTGATTAGCGGAGTGCTTGTCATTGGTATGATAAAGATCGGACTGATGACAAGCAAATATCAAAATAAATACGCAAATAAAGGAGCAAATATTATGCCTAGGAAATTTAATGCAAAGTCAACGGCCGATCAGGTACTTTCCGGTGTTGATCTCAAGGGAAAACGATTTTTCATTACAGGTGTATCATCGGGTATTGGCCTTGAGACCGCCCGCTCACTAGTGTCTCACGGTGCCAGTGTCGTTGGCACGTTAAGAGACATCGACAAATCCAAGGCGATTACTTCATCGGTTTTTGATGCGGCAACGCAAGGAGGCGGTAGCTTAGAGTTAATCGATCTCGATCTCGCCTCCTTGCAGAGTGTTCGAGTCTGTGCCGATACACTGCTGACCAATGGTCAGCAGTTCGACGCCATCATTGCCAACGCTGGCGTTATGGCAACCCCGTTCGGTCGGACGGTTGACGGCTTCGAGGTCCAGTTCGGGACGAACTATCTTGGTCATTTCGCTTTGATCAATCGGATTGAGCCACTGATTGCTGACAACGGACGCTTAGTGATGCTGTCGTCCCAAGCTCATCGGATCGCTGATGTTGATTTAGATGATCCGAATTTCGAGCAACAGACTTACGACCCGTTTGTCGCCTATGGCCGATCGAAAACGGCCACTACTCTTTTCGCGGCGGAATTCGATAAACGACATCGCAATCGTGGCATCCGAGCCGCCTCGGTAATGCCGGGGAACAGTCTTACCAATCTCCCGCGTCATTTCTCGCAGGAAGACTTGCAGGGTCTTTTTGAGAACGCTGGCAAAGCTCGTGCTGAAGAGGGTCTTCCGCCAATGGAGCTTAAAGAAGTTGCGCAGGCAGCCGCAACGTCGGTCTGGGCCGCAGTCGTGGCTGACAAAGATGAAATCGGTGGGCGCTATCTCGAAGATTGTGCAGTTGCGCCGATCGATGACTCGCCTAATCCGTTTGCCGACGGCGTAAGGTCGTATGCGCTCGACGCTAGCAAAGCTGAGCAGCTTTGGGTGAAAAGCGAGGAAATGGTAGGCACAAAAGGTACGTATCCGATGAAAGTAATCGGCATCATTGGAGCGGGCGAGGTTGGTAGCCAGATCGCACGTGCGGCAATCGCGAACGGATATGAGGTCGTCATTGCCAATTCACGGGGACCTGAGACGTTGAAGGACCTCATTGATGAGCTTGGTCCATCAGCACGTGCCGCGACTGCGGCTGGAGCTGCCGAGGCTGGTGACTTCGTCGTTGTGGCTGTACCTCTCAAGCTGGTCAACGACATGCCTGTGGAGCAGCTTGCGGGTAAAATCGTACTCGACACGAACAACTACATGCCTTGGCGCGATGGACATTTCCCTGTGGTTGACTCTGGTGAGAAGACAGTTCACGAGCTCCGTCAGGAGCAACTTCCTAACTCGAAGGTGGCGAAGGCTTTCACGCACATCCAAGCTTCTCGTCTTTTCGTTTCGAGCAGACCAGCTGGTGCACCCGACCGCCATGCGTTGTCGGTCTCGAGCAACTTTCCAGAGGCCGTAGAACTTGTGACACGGCTGTACGACCAATTCGGTTTCGATACTGTCGACAACAGTCCGTTGAGCGAATCATGGCGTAGCGGTCCAGGTCAGCCCGCTTGGGCTGCGCACGCGCACCAGACACGTGCTGAGTTGATTGCTAATCTAGCCAGGGCGCGTCGGATCATCTAGTCCTGAGTCCGTTTCTGAATCCCCCTTATTTTGACGTAACCGCCGAAAGTAGGGGAGAAATGTACGCTAAGAACGTGCTAAAGATCTACTGAATCATGAATAGGGCCAAAGCTCTAGGGCTGAATAAACGCTTAGTGTTAATTAGAATAATTTCAGAGTTTCTATATAGAGAGATCAGCGCAAACCCCAAAAAAATACTGTAGTGGAACTAGAATGTAAGATGGGTGACCATTTTCAACGTATTTAAAAAGTGAATGACAAATAAATCTAAAGTCATTATTTTACAAAATAGTAGTTAGTAGGCTGCAGATAAAATATTATGATCTATGAGTAAGTCTAGTTCATCTTTTGATGAACATACGAGGTAAACTTGTGTTGACACATCACGATTCCGAAATACGAATGTAACACAATATTGTGTTACAATGATTACATGCTTTAAATGATAACCAATCCACTTACGCTTGTTTGGGCGTCGAATGTAGATTAATTTCCATTTATCTGTTTCCTTTGATGTTTTTTGGGAACAGGCATAGATGATCACTACAGTGTATGGTCATATCCATTTTTTTATCTTAGTTACACCTCAATGTTAGGTAAGGAAAAAAACTCTTTTCAATTGTGATTGATGGAGCGTACTTGAAAAGTCAAGGGCTTTTTGAACTGCTTTTAAAAAACTTAAATTCGGCCGTATAAATAAAGAGGTGATTTGACTCATGGGACGTAACCGTGAATTCGATATGGAACAGGCATTGGATGCAGCACTTTGCGTGTTTTGGCGCAAAGGCTACGAGGGAGTGTCGTACACCGACCTAACGCAAGCCACTGGTGTCGAAAGGCCAGCACTCTATTCAGCGTTTGGCAACAAAGAAGCGTTGTTCCGCCAAGTGTTGGAGCGCTATTATGAACACTACCTGGACTACTTCCCGGCGGCGCTGGAGCTGCCAACCTCACGAGAGGTAGTCGCACACATCCTCAGAGAAGCCGCCGAATTGCATACTCGATATCCGGATCGTAAGGGGTGTCTAGGAGTTCATGGCGCCTTGGCTGGATCGGACGATGCAGAACCTATTCGACGTGCCTTGATCGATGCGCGTGCGGACGGAGAGGCGTCGCTTCGTGATCGCTTAGAACAGGCTGTGCAGGAGGGAGATTTGCCGGAGACTGCTGACTGTGCTGCGCTAGCTGCATTCGTGATGGCAGTGCTCCACGGTATGGCTGTTCAAGCAAAGGCCGGCTTCGGTCGCGACATGCTAGAGGCTGTTGCTGAGCAAGCGCTCTCCTCCTGGCCAACCGGCAGTTCCACACTTTCCGGAAAGTCATCCTAAAAAGTTGGCACCGATAGCTATCCCGGATACATCTGTGAGGCCACGGAGAACAACTTGTGCTATCTCGACATTCTCTTTTCGAGAGATATAGTTGAATGACAATAGCGGCAGTTTAAGACTTGACAAATAAAGTCTTAAACTGCCGCTTCTTCTTTTGATTAATCAGAATCAGCCTAAAACTTTTTTAAAATAGACTCTGTTAAGGATTAGTGTGATATGTTCAATAAACTTACTTTTAGAACAAGAGAGTAAGAAGGCAAGTTAATATGTTGATCTGGATGACTGTTTCCATATTTTGTATTAAATTCCTCTTAATTATCAAGTCTTTCATAGTAACATTTTTTCTTTCATGTTGAATGAATTCTAATACTTGAAACCGAGCAAGGTAGTTGTTTAGATATGTAGTGGCAACTCCGTTAAAACGTTGTATCCATCCTTTTAGCCTTCAGTGATAATTGTTAACGTTCTGAATGTGTTATAGTCCCTTTTATGAACTTACCATCAGACTTGAATTGATAAATATCCATATCTTTTTACACGCTTTACAGCGATAACGTTGCTTTTCTACTTCATCACCTTCAACAATAGTTGAGTATGTTCTGAACATTTTTATTTTTACGTTCAGTTATTTTTTGCAGAACACTTCCTGTCGAGGAAGATGCAGTTAGAGCATAGATCAAATACTCACGTAAACGATGTTTCTGCTGGGCTTAGTTTTTGAATGGCCTTTAGGATGTCTATTGTCCTCACGTTTATTACCAACTTGTTTATAGTTAACCCTTTATAGAACGTTAGTTCCTGTTAATTAAATATCAACAACAATTCATTAACAGATCCTTTAAAAAAATCAAAAACCGTACCAAATAACTTTAAACTTTTAGTTGGACCAACAACGGACAGGAGGATATTAGGAGATGTTAGTAGTGTTACAAGAATTGAGAGAAGAAAATTAACGAGATAGTAGGGAAAATGAACTTGTAAAATAAAGGGAGAAAAACTACTGCAATTTAGTTGGCCAATTAGGTGAGCGGCTAAAAAGCGAACGATAGGTAAGTATGGATTTAAGTCTCATTGGTGACTGGTGATCTGCTAGCGCTCAACTGGCTGCTACGCGTCCTTCTGGACTTTGTCCCAGTTGCCGGGATTGGTTGTGTCTGGAATTCGGTGCTCCAAAATCGCCTGATACTGGGTGACCTTTTGTTCCAAATGGTCGGCACGCCGTTTGGCTTCTTCGAGCTGAACGTATGCTATTTCTCTGTACTCCTTCATTAGTGCAAAGCGTTTCGGTACGGTAGAATCACCTTCAAGGCAAAGGTCGACGTACATTTTGATGACTTCAATCGGCATTCCGGTCTGCTTGAGGCATTTGGCACCATAAAGCCAGTTGATTGATTCTTCGTCGAACAGCCGAATATTGTTTTTGTTACGCTGCACGCTCGGCACTAATCCTTTATCCGTATAAAAACGCACGGCGTGCTCAGTAAGTCCCGTAATCTGAGCGGCTTCTCTGACTGTATACATATAACTCCTCCTAAGAAATGTTAAATACGTGTTGACTTCGTGTAACACGAAGGCGGTAAGCTAATTGTAATGCAAATTGGCTACAAGAACAATCCTCGTAGTGGTGCCCCATTCATGGGTTGTGTGGCCATTTGTCATTTTACTTTTAAACAATGGGAGGAATTACGATGCAAACCGTAACTTTGAACAACCGAGTGAAAATGCCAATTATCGGCTTCGGTGTCTACCAGATTCCTGACGCTGAAGAATGCGAGAACGCTGTATATGAAGCGCTAATGGCAGGTTATCGTCTGATTGACACAGCTGCTGGTTACTTGAACGAAGAAGCGGTCGGACGTGCAATTAAGCGAAGCGGTGTACCGCGTGAAGAACTGTTCATCACGACTAAGCTCTGGGTTCAGGATGCCGGCTACGAGAGCGCCAAGCTAGCATTTGCCAAATCCTTAAAAAAGCTACAGCTTGACTATCTCGATTTATACCTCATTCACCAGCCATTCGGTGATTATTATGGTGCTTGGCGTGCAATGGAAGAACTGTACCGTAAAGGTAACATCAGGGCGATTGGTGTTAGTAACTTCTTGCCCGATCGCCTGATGGATCTCATTGTGCACAACGAAATCGTTCCTGCTGTCAATCAGATTGAAACGCACCCGTTCTACCAACAAAGCGAGAGCGCCTCTTTTATGAAAGAGCAAGGAGTGCAGCACCAGTCGTGGGCGCCATTCGCTGAAGGACGCAACAACATGTTCGAAAACGAATTGCTGACCACCATCGCGAAAAAATACAATAAGTCCGTCGCCCAGGTCGTATTACGTTGGCTAGTTCAGCGTGGTGTCGTTGTTATTCCCAAATCGGTCCGCAGAGAACGAATCATTGAAAACATCAACATTTTTGATTTTGAGTTGAGTACAGAGGACATCGGGCAAATTTCCACCCTTGATAGACAGGAAAGTCTATTCTTAGACTACCGCGATCCGGAAATTGCTAAGTCGCTGGGTTCCTTGAGAGTCAATCTGTAACTTTTGATTTAACAGTAAAATCATTACGCATATCTGTATAGCTACTAAAAATGGTGGGCCAGCCGGTGCTTCCTTGGGAAACTAAACGTTCCGGGGAAGGCACTGGCTGGCCCGCCTAAAATGAGGTATTGGAGCTAAACCAACGGCCTAATCACCATTTCATTCACATCAACTTCAGCTGGTTGTTCCATTGCATAAGCGATGGAACGAGCGATAGCTGCTGCGGGTAAGGCAATGCTACGGTATTCCTTCATAAAATCTATCGTTTCTTTATGTGTAATGCTATCGGGAAGCTCAGATTCGGTTACGCCGGGAGATATAAGTGTCACACGGATGTTTTGTCCTGCTGTCTCCTGTCTCAATCCATCCGTTATTGCCCGTACCGCATATTTGGTTGCAGAGTAGACTGCTGCTGTCGGTGAAACTTCATAGGCACCGATGGATGCAATATTAACGAATTGTCCAAAACCTTGCTTCTTCATGACCGGTAGCCCAGCGGCAATACCATGGAGAACACCGCGGATATTAACGTCAATCATTCGATTCCATTCATCAATCTTTAATGCCTCTAATGGGGATAGAGGCATCACGCCGGCATTATTTACAATCGCATCCACCTGACCGAAGTGGTTCTGTGCCAGTTGGATGATGTCTTGCATTTGTCTGAGCTCTGTCACGTCAAGCCTTTGATAAGTAACAGAGCCTCCACCTGTTCGAATTTCAGAAGCTAAAGATTCCAGTCTTTCTATTCGCCTTGCACCTATTACAATATGAGCTCCCTGGCTAGCGAGTAAGCGAGCTGTTTCCTCACCAATACCGCTACTGGCACCAGTTATAATGACTGTTTTCCCCTTTAGTGAAGACATTAATACTCGCCTCCTTCTTTTGGTTCTTCTCGATAGAGCACCATTCCTGCGTGATACAGTACACCGTCGATAAACTCTCCATCAGCTGTAAATCCTGTGTCATCCACATATTCGATATGATTGCCTTCAATCGTATAACGGCCTTGGTAAGCGCTTTGGCGATTGCCCCGGGCTTCATCATACCGTCCATTTGGTAATAGCTCATGCCGAATATGGCCATCTGAAGTGACCCACATGCCGACATATGGATGTGTTGTCATGTCTCTTTCTCCTTTCCTTTTCAAGTAGTGATTTGCATTTAAATCTTGACAAGCTATCATCAAGAGATGAAACGAAATAATCAGTAACAGCTTCCTGCTAATTGTCCTGAATTTTTTCATAGTTTTATTATGAATCAACTTGAAAGTAGGGCGGTAGCCGGAATATACACAATTCTTGCCTAATCCTCCAACGGACTATAGTATAGGTAGATAAAGGTAGTAAAAGGATGGAGGGGAAGCTGTGAAACAAAATGGGGAGTTAACGGAGTTGATTGAGAAATTTATGCAGACGGATGGTACACAGGAAACGGCTATTCCGGGTTTGCGTATTATTCGCTCCTCTCAGAATTCTGAGCCGGTGTACTCTGTCTATGAACCTTCTCTTTGTATAGTGGCACAAGGCTCAAAAGTGGTTATGCTTGGAAATGAGACCTTTCAATATGATTCAAGTAGTTATTTGACGGCTTCTGTTCACTTGCCAATCACAGGTCAAGTTATAGGAGCTTCACTGGAAGTCCCCTATTTAAGTTTGCAGTTACGGCTCGATGTGAATCAGATTTTGGATGTCCTTCAATCCTCACAACAAATGGGGGAATTTAAAAGTGAGTCAAGACGTGGCTTAGCAATTAGCAGGATGAGTGACTCGCTCCACGACGCAGTACTACGACTCGTCAGACTCTTGGATACGCCACATGATATTCCAGTGCTTTCTGCCGGCCTCCATCGTGAGATTATTTATCGGGTTCTGCAGGATGGACAGAACGAAACCTTGAGGAATTTCGCGGTTATAGGGAGTCAAGCCCAGCGGATTGCCAAGGTAATTGAGCGACTAAATCGTACATTTGACCAGCCCATTCGAGTGGAAGAGTTGGCTCAGGAAGTACGAATGAGTACTTCATCCTTCTATAATTATTTTAAGGAGGTCACTGGAATGAGCCCAATCCAATACCAGAAACAGCTACGCCTTCAAGAAGCTCGCCGGCTACTTTTTACAGA includes:
- a CDS encoding ABC-2 transporter permease, which translates into the protein MYNLVIKDLKLGINPWFLVLPFFIGAFMLIPNWIYFLVLQYFFWVSVPNIFAQFKAQNDLVFTTTLPVSRKDMVKARVTVIVILELLHLVIAMIFGLFTIQLYPDIIYSFFAPHMGFWGLCFVMLAIFNIIFIPMFYKTAYKYGSAATASITATLLYFLGVQWLGTQNSFVYETFNGSGADHVALQISILLAGIVIFIVFTIVACSIAIKRFGRLDI
- a CDS encoding GntR family transcriptional regulator, producing the protein MNLFISNTSEKPIYQQLFDQISAQILKGEIERGYSLPPIRQAAKELGVSVITIKKAWEELERCGLIYTVSGRGCFVGDLSPDDMLQKRNDMIMKQMLIDTSYYKSFGLTLKEVIELIKKVY
- a CDS encoding acyltransferase family protein, producing the protein MNHSKRIYFLDTLRTFVITLVVFYHVNMHFVDLFQGMPFVKNMIPDEFGSIILFLVLAVNGQLMNATMFFIAGYFALGPLIKKGVRPFVKDKLVRLGIPYLIGFILLSPIASYIAARSWGNDEKFLKYWLFEFYKSQNITPFHLWFIGVLLIFFILLSLVYVMFNGKGKLVSITKGQLTFRSIVFFISLTTGSYFIVNQFFNEAYFTNLYVINFQSVMLPVYAAYFFLGIHAYRKDWFKTGYRPRIIPWFVTYVISIFLYIAIIVYESTGSDIANFSVVNLLLVLCFNISIFSAVFALLAFFQRFADKSTPFTNRISKSSYSIYIFHYVVVYAMVYAVNGLSLPVYEEYGLVLVLSVLLSWGLGYLMSRVRYFK
- a CDS encoding SDR family oxidoreductase, with protein sequence MENLQSKVVIITGASSGIGEATAKFLAHHGARVVLAARREDRMRTIVDNILQEGGNAVYMQTDVTNAEDMQRLAQYALENFGQIDVLINNAGVQLNSHLHELKMNEWWQTIDVNIKGVLNGIAAVLPTMRKQKSGHIINISSVMGHKIIPTTAVYSASKSAVRAISEGLRQEEATESGVRSTIISPGMTATGVLEEYSDYPSLSPSAVSQAIAYAINQPDDANVNEIVIRPTLQSI
- a CDS encoding TetR/AcrR family transcriptional regulator; amino-acid sequence: METKTDRRILRTKKAINDAFLDLLTEKEFDRITINDISERANVNRGTFYLHYMDKYDLLDNSINDHLNRMIHSCTFTKFTEEKLEKTEAIEALKSLFIYVEENFIFFSSMLSNKKTSAFRERMMALLSSGMQKKIHMQGINQNIDKELIVQFLTTAFVGTVESWILSNMPQSPQWMAEQIWTLFERNGCK
- a CDS encoding SDR family NAD(P)-dependent oxidoreductase; this encodes MPRKFNAKSTADQVLSGVDLKGKRFFITGVSSGIGLETARSLVSHGASVVGTLRDIDKSKAITSSVFDAATQGGGSLELIDLDLASLQSVRVCADTLLTNGQQFDAIIANAGVMATPFGRTVDGFEVQFGTNYLGHFALINRIEPLIADNGRLVMLSSQAHRIADVDLDDPNFEQQTYDPFVAYGRSKTATTLFAAEFDKRHRNRGIRAASVMPGNSLTNLPRHFSQEDLQGLFENAGKARAEEGLPPMELKEVAQAAATSVWAAVVADKDEIGGRYLEDCAVAPIDDSPNPFADGVRSYALDASKAEQLWVKSEEMVGTKGTYPMKVIGIIGAGEVGSQIARAAIANGYEVVIANSRGPETLKDLIDELGPSARAATAAGAAEAGDFVVVAVPLKLVNDMPVEQLAGKIVLDTNNYMPWRDGHFPVVDSGEKTVHELRQEQLPNSKVAKAFTHIQASRLFVSSRPAGAPDRHALSVSSNFPEAVELVTRLYDQFGFDTVDNSPLSESWRSGPGQPAWAAHAHQTRAELIANLARARRII
- a CDS encoding TetR/AcrR family transcriptional regulator; translation: MGRNREFDMEQALDAALCVFWRKGYEGVSYTDLTQATGVERPALYSAFGNKEALFRQVLERYYEHYLDYFPAALELPTSREVVAHILREAAELHTRYPDRKGCLGVHGALAGSDDAEPIRRALIDARADGEASLRDRLEQAVQEGDLPETADCAALAAFVMAVLHGMAVQAKAGFGRDMLEAVAEQALSSWPTGSSTLSGKSS
- a CDS encoding MerR family transcriptional regulator, yielding MYTVREAAQITGLTEHAVRFYTDKGLVPSVQRNKNNIRLFDEESINWLYGAKCLKQTGMPIEVIKMYVDLCLEGDSTVPKRFALMKEYREIAYVQLEEAKRRADHLEQKVTQYQAILEHRIPDTTNPGNWDKVQKDA
- a CDS encoding aldo/keto reductase — protein: MQTVTLNNRVKMPIIGFGVYQIPDAEECENAVYEALMAGYRLIDTAAGYLNEEAVGRAIKRSGVPREELFITTKLWVQDAGYESAKLAFAKSLKKLQLDYLDLYLIHQPFGDYYGAWRAMEELYRKGNIRAIGVSNFLPDRLMDLIVHNEIVPAVNQIETHPFYQQSESASFMKEQGVQHQSWAPFAEGRNNMFENELLTTIAKKYNKSVAQVVLRWLVQRGVVVIPKSVRRERIIENINIFDFELSTEDIGQISTLDRQESLFLDYRDPEIAKSLGSLRVNL
- a CDS encoding SDR family oxidoreductase → MSSLKGKTVIITGASSGIGEETARLLASQGAHIVIGARRIERLESLASEIRTGGGSVTYQRLDVTELRQMQDIIQLAQNHFGQVDAIVNNAGVMPLSPLEALKIDEWNRMIDVNIRGVLHGIAAGLPVMKKQGFGQFVNIASIGAYEVSPTAAVYSATKYAVRAITDGLRQETAGQNIRVTLISPGVTESELPDSITHKETIDFMKEYRSIALPAAAIARSIAYAMEQPAEVDVNEMVIRPLV
- a CDS encoding Atu4866 domain-containing protein, translated to MTTHPYVGMWVTSDGHIRHELLPNGRYDEARGNRQSAYQGRYTIEGNHIEYVDDTGFTADGEFIDGVLYHAGMVLYREEPKEGGEY
- a CDS encoding AraC family transcriptional regulator, giving the protein MKQNGELTELIEKFMQTDGTQETAIPGLRIIRSSQNSEPVYSVYEPSLCIVAQGSKVVMLGNETFQYDSSSYLTASVHLPITGQVIGASLEVPYLSLQLRLDVNQILDVLQSSQQMGEFKSESRRGLAISRMSDSLHDAVLRLVRLLDTPHDIPVLSAGLHREIIYRVLQDGQNETLRNFAVIGSQAQRIAKVIERLNRTFDQPIRVEELAQEVRMSTSSFYNYFKEVTGMSPIQYQKQLRLQEARRLLFTEELNAAEASFQVGYESPSHFSREYTRKFGLPPGQDRRRLRKHL